In one Cystobacter fuscus DSM 2262 genomic region, the following are encoded:
- a CDS encoding hybrid sensor histidine kinase/response regulator, which yields MTAPTITPNRRILVVDDNQAIHQDFRKILCPPPATAALDAMEAALFGDVAAAPVDAGFVVDSAYQGEEGVGLVKAALAQGKPYALAFVDIRMPPGIDGVETALRLWKEDEDLQVVLCSAYSDYSWEEMTQRLGISQRLLILRKPFDNIEVRQLAHALSEKWSLLRQSHKRMEDLKQEVQEWTRELAVANDRLRKEMEDRARLEARLVQAQRLEALGRLTAGLAHEINNPLSVIMASVGFLRSELDESTKGGRPVDASELSDVCADALIGAERILRIVNDFRLFSRLDGEPQKQVDLRDVLDHALSGASYNLGPRARVIRDFQDIPPVWGSEQGLEQVFLGLLNNAGYAIKEGAEPQVSISAHLREDWVLVEVRDNGVGIAPEHLGRIFDPFFTTKPPGTGTGLGLSICYGIVSGLGGAIEVDSTPGKGSTFRVKLPRAPAESSSASV from the coding sequence ATGACTGCCCCCACCATCACACCCAACCGCCGTATCCTCGTGGTGGACGACAACCAGGCCATCCACCAGGACTTCCGTAAGATCCTCTGCCCCCCGCCGGCCACCGCCGCGCTGGACGCCATGGAGGCCGCGCTCTTCGGGGACGTGGCGGCGGCACCCGTGGACGCGGGCTTCGTGGTGGACTCGGCCTACCAGGGCGAGGAGGGCGTGGGGCTGGTGAAGGCCGCCCTGGCCCAGGGCAAGCCGTACGCGCTGGCCTTCGTGGACATCCGCATGCCCCCGGGCATCGACGGCGTGGAGACGGCGCTGCGCCTGTGGAAGGAGGACGAGGACCTGCAGGTGGTGCTCTGCTCGGCCTACTCCGACTACTCCTGGGAGGAGATGACGCAGCGGCTGGGCATCAGCCAGCGCCTGCTCATCCTGCGCAAGCCCTTCGACAACATCGAGGTGCGTCAGCTCGCGCACGCCCTCAGCGAGAAGTGGAGCCTCTTGCGCCAGAGCCACAAGCGCATGGAGGACCTCAAGCAGGAGGTGCAGGAGTGGACGCGCGAGCTGGCGGTGGCCAATGATCGGCTGCGCAAGGAGATGGAGGACCGGGCCCGGCTCGAGGCCCGGCTGGTGCAGGCCCAGCGCCTGGAGGCCCTCGGACGGCTGACGGCGGGGCTGGCGCATGAAATCAACAACCCCTTGAGCGTCATCATGGCGAGCGTGGGCTTTTTGCGCTCGGAGCTGGACGAGTCCACCAAGGGGGGACGGCCGGTGGACGCGAGCGAGCTGAGCGACGTGTGCGCCGACGCGCTCATCGGCGCCGAGCGCATCCTGCGCATCGTCAATGACTTCCGGCTCTTCTCCCGGCTGGACGGCGAGCCCCAGAAGCAGGTGGACCTGCGCGACGTGCTCGACCACGCGCTGAGTGGGGCGAGCTACAACCTGGGGCCCCGGGCGCGGGTGATTCGCGACTTCCAGGACATCCCCCCGGTGTGGGGCAGCGAGCAGGGTCTGGAGCAGGTCTTCCTCGGGCTGCTCAACAACGCGGGCTATGCCATCAAGGAGGGGGCCGAGCCCCAGGTGAGCATCAGCGCGCACCTGCGCGAGGACTGGGTGCTGGTGGAGGTGCGCGACAACGGGGTGGGCATTGCGCCGGAGCACCTGGGCCGCATCTTCGATCCCTTCTTCACGACGAAGCCGCCGGGCACGGGCACGGGCCTGGGCCTGTCCATCTGCTACGGCATCGTCTCGGGCCTGGGCGGCGCCATCGAGGTGGACAGCACGCCGGGCAAGGGCTCCACCTTCCGGGTGAAGCTGCCCCGGGCGCCCGCCGAGTCGTCCTCGGCCTCGGTGTAG
- a CDS encoding GNAT family N-acetyltransferase translates to MVSRAAPELLVRPARAEDGPALGRMGGRLVRMHHELDTRRFMSPGEDVESGYRWWLSRELAHARAVVLVAERDGELVGYAYGTVESRDWNALREAHGELHDLWVEEAARGAGVGARLAEELVRRLRALGVPRVMLMAAVGNESARRLFTRLGWRPTMVEMTRELEPADGE, encoded by the coding sequence GTGGTGTCTCGCGCGGCGCCCGAGCTGCTCGTCCGTCCCGCCCGGGCCGAGGATGGCCCGGCCCTCGGGCGCATGGGGGGCCGGCTCGTGCGGATGCACCACGAGCTGGATACCCGGCGCTTCATGTCGCCGGGAGAGGACGTGGAGTCCGGCTACCGGTGGTGGTTGAGTCGGGAGCTCGCGCACGCGCGCGCCGTGGTGCTCGTGGCCGAGCGGGACGGCGAACTCGTGGGCTACGCCTATGGCACCGTGGAGTCGCGGGATTGGAACGCCCTGCGCGAGGCCCATGGGGAGCTGCACGACCTGTGGGTGGAGGAGGCCGCGCGGGGCGCCGGGGTGGGGGCGAGGCTGGCCGAGGAGCTGGTGCGGCGGCTGCGTGCCCTGGGCGTGCCGCGGGTGATGCTGATGGCCGCGGTGGGCAACGAGTCCGCGCGGCGGCTCTTCACCCGGCTCGGCTGGCGCCCCACCATGGTGGAGATGACGCGCGAGCTGGAGCCCGCGGACGGGGAGTGA
- a CDS encoding PhoD-like phosphatase N-terminal domain-containing protein: MRTVVPLSGSSWPGREAEVAVPVFAPHPSLLTLVAPAEGRLRDSGASSAVEDGSAYFPQSVASGEPGADGVVLWTRAVDPSHPGAPLVLTLQVARDEHFAHRVLEVPGLCTTPVRDHTLKVRVTNLAPSTRYHYRFVLEKNGRTLGSPRGRTRTGPAPASDRPLHFVVASYRDLLGSGDDTGQRLSRHEEDLDFILLLGDSLHEEGSFRGLSARARRDLCRAWRTHPVVRQVHAHHPFLVLWEGDVPGSGWEERTRRILCDYLPIRPSWQLFAGRPRPAARPVVSAARPSRRERPWRLPFAA, translated from the coding sequence GTGCGTACCGTCGTTCCGCTCTCCGGGTCTTCCTGGCCCGGCCGAGAAGCGGAGGTCGCCGTGCCCGTGTTCGCGCCCCACCCGAGTCTCCTGACCCTCGTCGCTCCGGCGGAAGGCCGCCTCCGGGACTCTGGAGCGTCCAGCGCCGTGGAGGACGGGAGCGCGTACTTTCCCCAGTCGGTGGCGTCGGGAGAGCCCGGCGCGGATGGCGTGGTGTTGTGGACGCGCGCGGTGGATCCCTCGCACCCGGGTGCCCCGCTCGTGCTCACCCTCCAGGTGGCCCGGGACGAGCACTTCGCGCACCGGGTGCTGGAGGTGCCGGGGCTGTGCACCACGCCCGTGCGCGACCACACCCTCAAGGTGCGGGTGACGAACCTGGCGCCGAGCACGCGCTACCACTACCGCTTCGTCCTGGAGAAGAACGGCCGCACCCTGGGCTCTCCCCGCGGCCGCACCCGCACGGGCCCGGCCCCCGCCTCGGACAGACCCTTGCACTTCGTGGTGGCCAGCTATCGGGATCTGCTGGGCTCCGGTGACGACACCGGCCAGCGCCTGTCGCGGCACGAGGAGGATCTCGACTTCATCCTCCTGCTGGGGGACTCGCTCCACGAGGAGGGCTCCTTCCGCGGCTTGTCGGCACGGGCGCGCCGCGACTTGTGCCGCGCCTGGCGCACCCACCCGGTGGTGCGCCAGGTGCACGCGCACCACCCCTTCCTCGTGCTCTGGGAGGGGGACGTGCCGGGCTCCGGGTGGGAAGAACGCACGCGGCGCATCCTGTGCGACTACCTGCCCATCCGTCCGTCCTGGCAGCTGTTCGCCGGGCGGCCTCGCCCGGCGGCGCGGCCCGTGGTGTCCGCGGCGCGTCCCTCCCGCCGCGAACGTCCCTGGCGCCTGCCGTTCGCGGCCTAG
- a CDS encoding oxygenase MpaB family protein: protein MPSSLWTHDFLDAMRTRTDPLADGVIETLFADGKVGTVNQLMSTLVSNGDLPSNQLPVYVMEYLLRTKASVPRLDTHKLRRGQEVFECYGPEVMMILGFYSLPAAYAARRGVQVLHRTGSLRHRPVRRVFETAQMVVDVMSQGGLEPNGRGVRTTQKVRLVHAAIRHMIRHDRRNPWDARELGEPINQEDMAGTLMTFAQVVLEGLRALRIDLDPAQQEAWIYAWSAVGRILGVDERLLPEDVDEARQLTRFVRERQIQPSPEGIAMTAALIEGMKELVPDFLEGLPASMIHFFLDQDQWGGLNVADMLHVPRPDWTASIAQAIPSMEGLTEGLTDWVGDHTFLPARLLRLLSKDIVEAMLRAEARGQRTHFHIPQQLQDRWNLKPVGRVPPPPPGRHTPTDSTRRVA, encoded by the coding sequence ATGCCGTCGAGCCTCTGGACTCACGACTTCCTGGACGCGATGCGGACGAGGACGGATCCGCTCGCCGACGGAGTCATCGAGACGCTGTTCGCGGATGGAAAGGTCGGCACGGTCAATCAGTTGATGAGCACACTGGTGAGCAACGGCGATCTGCCCTCGAACCAGTTGCCTGTGTATGTGATGGAATACCTGCTGCGCACGAAGGCCTCCGTGCCACGGCTGGACACCCATAAGCTGCGCCGGGGCCAGGAAGTCTTCGAGTGCTACGGCCCCGAGGTGATGATGATCCTCGGCTTCTACTCCCTGCCGGCGGCGTACGCGGCGCGCAGGGGCGTGCAGGTGCTCCACCGCACGGGCTCGCTGCGCCACCGTCCCGTGCGCCGCGTCTTCGAGACCGCGCAGATGGTGGTGGATGTGATGAGCCAGGGAGGCCTGGAGCCCAACGGCCGGGGGGTTCGCACCACGCAGAAGGTGCGGCTGGTGCACGCGGCCATCCGCCACATGATCCGCCATGATCGGCGCAACCCCTGGGACGCGCGGGAGCTCGGCGAGCCCATCAACCAGGAGGACATGGCCGGCACGTTGATGACGTTCGCCCAGGTGGTGCTCGAGGGCTTGCGCGCGTTGCGCATCGACCTGGACCCCGCCCAGCAGGAGGCGTGGATCTACGCCTGGAGCGCCGTGGGGCGCATCCTCGGTGTGGACGAGCGGCTGCTGCCCGAGGACGTGGACGAGGCGCGCCAGCTCACCCGGTTCGTGCGCGAGCGGCAGATCCAACCCTCCCCCGAGGGCATCGCCATGACGGCCGCCCTCATCGAGGGCATGAAGGAGCTGGTGCCCGACTTCCTCGAGGGACTGCCCGCGAGCATGATCCACTTCTTCCTGGATCAGGACCAATGGGGGGGCCTCAACGTGGCGGACATGCTGCACGTGCCCCGGCCCGACTGGACAGCCAGCATCGCCCAGGCCATCCCCTCCATGGAGGGGCTCACGGAGGGGCTGACCGACTGGGTGGGAGATCACACCTTCCTGCCGGCCCGGCTGCTGCGGCTGCTCAGCAAGGACATCGTCGAGGCGATGCTGCGGGCGGAAGCCCGGGGCCAGCGCACCCACTTCCACATTCCGCAGCAACTGCAGGACCGCTGGAACCTCAAGCCCGTGGGCCGGGTGCCGCCCCCGCCACCGGGACGGCACACCCCGACGGACTCCACCCGCCGGGTCGCCTGA
- a CDS encoding SDR family NAD(P)-dependent oxidoreductase yields MRLPERPRAVITGAGSGLGRALCLALAQRQGRVLVSDVNEAEARETARRVGQAGGEAWAVACDVTRPEQVDALVRECERVLGGVDLVVNNAGVAAAGEVGQLPLVEWKRVLDVNLWGVIHGCHSFVPLLRRQGSGHVLNVASAAGLLSAPFLAPYNASKAAVVALSETLLAELKPAGIGVSVVCPTFFRTNIAAAWLVGPDEAGQRLRELAATLVDKSPVGPDEIARACVRGVEEDEFYVVPMRVGRWLWRLKRLSPERIAQGGRLLEKLVRSRMGGGHTR; encoded by the coding sequence ATGCGCCTTCCCGAACGACCCCGAGCGGTCATCACTGGAGCGGGCAGTGGACTGGGCCGGGCGCTGTGCCTCGCGCTGGCGCAGCGCCAGGGCCGGGTGCTGGTGTCGGACGTGAACGAGGCCGAGGCGCGGGAGACGGCGCGGCGCGTGGGGCAGGCGGGGGGGGAGGCGTGGGCGGTGGCCTGCGACGTGACGAGGCCCGAGCAGGTGGACGCGCTCGTGCGCGAGTGCGAGCGCGTGCTGGGCGGGGTGGACCTGGTGGTGAACAACGCGGGCGTGGCGGCGGCGGGCGAGGTGGGCCAGTTGCCGCTGGTGGAGTGGAAGCGGGTGCTGGACGTGAACCTGTGGGGCGTCATCCATGGCTGCCACAGCTTCGTGCCGCTGTTGCGCCGGCAGGGCTCGGGGCACGTGCTGAACGTGGCCTCGGCGGCGGGGCTTTTGTCGGCGCCCTTCCTGGCGCCCTACAACGCGTCCAAGGCGGCGGTGGTGGCGCTGTCGGAGACGCTGCTGGCGGAGCTGAAGCCGGCGGGCATCGGCGTGTCGGTGGTGTGTCCCACGTTCTTCCGCACGAACATCGCGGCCGCCTGGCTCGTCGGGCCGGACGAGGCGGGCCAGCGGCTGCGGGAGCTGGCGGCGACCCTGGTGGACAAGTCCCCGGTGGGGCCGGACGAGATCGCCCGGGCGTGCGTGCGTGGGGTGGAGGAGGACGAGTTCTACGTGGTGCCGATGCGGGTGGGCCGGTGGTTGTGGCGGCTCAAGCGGCTGTCTCCCGAGCGCATTGCCCAGGGAGGGCGCCTGCTGGAGAAGCTGGTGCGCTCGCGCATGGGGGGTGGCCACACGCGGTGA
- a CDS encoding DUF4276 family protein has product MKIGMICECAPGGPDIKIGKHFAMQFVPGAVVEERTMGNKANLIRECGDVTRFLLEKERCDVVFIVWDLAPAWPDQHEKRCRFNDKEGIRKSFLAAYGKEAPPWNRIVLICVEQMLEAWILADGTAVVEHVRRRTHEPPRFKEVRRPDRERDPKSRVINYFKQAGRTYNEHVDAAPIIMSASLSKLRQSESFQRLEDKLRQLAQPVTPRRR; this is encoded by the coding sequence GTGAAGATCGGAATGATCTGCGAATGTGCTCCAGGTGGTCCCGATATCAAGATTGGCAAGCACTTCGCCATGCAGTTCGTTCCCGGGGCTGTCGTCGAGGAGAGGACGATGGGCAACAAAGCCAACCTCATCCGCGAGTGTGGGGATGTGACCAGGTTCCTCCTCGAAAAAGAGCGGTGTGACGTCGTCTTCATTGTCTGGGACCTGGCGCCCGCGTGGCCCGACCAGCACGAGAAGCGCTGCCGCTTCAACGACAAGGAGGGCATCCGGAAGTCCTTCCTGGCGGCCTACGGGAAGGAGGCCCCGCCCTGGAACAGGATCGTACTCATCTGCGTCGAGCAGATGTTGGAAGCGTGGATCCTCGCCGACGGCACGGCCGTCGTCGAGCATGTCCGGAGACGGACGCACGAGCCACCTCGATTCAAGGAGGTCCGGCGTCCGGACCGGGAGCGGGATCCCAAATCACGGGTGATCAACTATTTCAAACAGGCCGGTCGTACCTACAACGAGCACGTGGACGCCGCCCCCATCATCATGAGTGCGAGCCTTTCCAAGCTGCGACAGTCCGAGAGCTTCCAGCGCCTCGAGGACAAGCTGAGGCAACTCGCCCAGCCGGTGACACCGCGGCGCCGGTGA
- a CDS encoding AAA family ATPase: MKSSGHLPLAQVQFKHFKAIRETGPLAFGPLTVFIGNNGSGKSSIIEALETVQRLSREDLDAALVPFGGYEHAHYKGEVKARPRAQGERSLGKAPIHLEFRGHTGSQAYSAQLTLEERENNEVFFSKEKVTRGGMTCERDAQGRVTAKQKGKAAVRLASENPQDSLVGGFLDGFITQWQFVRLNPDVMGRPAPMQRSGREIRLAPDGANVAQYLWSLQQEDPGAFEGLIAAAREVLPYATDLQPAITRELTQNVYLRLVEQKFEVLGWMLSTGTLRVLALLALFRHPRPPPLVLIEELENGLDPRTLALIVSEIRSAVLSGRQQVIATTHSPYLLDLLDLSHIVLVERREGTPVFRRPADDAELSKWSREFGYGPGTLYTRGQLKERGGIP, from the coding sequence ATGAAAAGCAGCGGTCACCTTCCCCTGGCGCAGGTGCAATTCAAGCACTTCAAGGCCATCCGCGAGACCGGCCCCCTGGCGTTCGGGCCCCTCACCGTCTTCATCGGTAACAACGGCTCGGGAAAGAGCAGCATCATCGAGGCGCTCGAAACCGTGCAGCGGCTCTCGCGCGAGGATCTGGACGCGGCCCTGGTCCCCTTCGGTGGCTATGAGCACGCGCATTACAAGGGAGAGGTCAAGGCCCGCCCACGCGCCCAGGGAGAGCGAAGCCTGGGCAAGGCGCCCATCCACCTCGAGTTCCGCGGCCACACGGGCTCCCAGGCGTACTCCGCCCAGCTCACCCTCGAGGAGCGTGAGAACAACGAGGTCTTCTTCAGCAAGGAGAAGGTCACTCGCGGTGGAATGACGTGCGAGCGTGATGCGCAGGGCCGAGTCACCGCGAAGCAGAAGGGAAAGGCGGCTGTGAGGCTTGCGAGCGAAAACCCTCAAGACTCACTCGTCGGCGGCTTCCTCGACGGCTTCATCACCCAGTGGCAGTTCGTCCGGCTCAACCCCGACGTCATGGGGAGGCCCGCCCCCATGCAACGCTCGGGACGAGAGATCCGGCTGGCTCCGGACGGCGCGAATGTCGCTCAGTACCTCTGGTCATTGCAGCAGGAGGATCCTGGAGCCTTCGAGGGGCTCATCGCCGCGGCGCGTGAAGTCCTGCCCTATGCCACCGACCTGCAACCCGCCATCACCCGTGAGTTGACTCAAAACGTCTATCTGCGGCTCGTCGAACAGAAGTTCGAGGTGCTCGGATGGATGCTCTCCACGGGAACACTCCGGGTCCTCGCCTTGCTGGCCTTGTTCCGCCATCCGCGGCCTCCGCCGCTCGTCCTCATCGAGGAGTTGGAGAACGGCCTGGATCCGCGCACCCTGGCCCTGATCGTGAGCGAAATCCGGAGCGCGGTCCTCTCCGGCCGTCAGCAGGTCATCGCCACGACCCACTCGCCCTACCTGCTCGACCTGCTCGACCTGAGCCACATCGTCCTGGTCGAGCGCAGGGAGGGGACGCCCGTCTTCCGCCGCCCCGCGGATGACGCCGAGCTCTCGAAGTGGTCCCGCGAGTTCGGGTATGGCCCGGGGACCCTCTACACGCGAGGCCAGCTCAAGGAGCGGGGAGGGATACCGTGA